The Actinocatenispora sera genome has a window encoding:
- a CDS encoding helicase HerA-like domain-containing protein gives MTRVDNVRSVTEGYSFDGPCLDLGALLTGPDTVAAAAKVRIPLSMVNRHGLVAGATGSGKTKTLQVLAEQLSAAGVPVFLADVKGDLSGVAEPGADNPKIAARARSIGQDWAPAGAPTEYYSLGGRGTGIPIRVTISAFGPLLLSRVLELNEVQESSLIMVFHFADEHGLPLLDLKDLRSVVTYLTGEQGAAELAALGGLSKQTAGVLLRKLITFADEGAEDFFGEPELDTRELLRTAEGGRGVVSVLELSELQAKPTLFATFLMWLLADLYHDLPEVGDVDKPKLVFFFDEAHLLFDGASTAFVDAVTQTVRLIRSKGVGVFFVTQTPRDVAPDVLGQLGNRVQHALRAYTPDDAKALRATVSTFPKSGYDLAELLTSLGIGEAVVTVLSETGAPTPVAWTRLPAPTSMMGPLDPAELDRRVQGSPLYARYAEPVDRESAYEMLAAKLAPADDTAPEKRSAPEKRSAPEERRSERDDSGMVQKVLGSTEVRGFLRSAASTAGREVFRSLFGTARRRR, from the coding sequence ATGACGCGAGTCGACAACGTCCGGTCCGTCACCGAGGGGTACTCGTTCGACGGGCCCTGCCTCGACCTGGGTGCCCTGTTGACCGGACCGGACACCGTGGCCGCCGCGGCGAAGGTGCGCATTCCACTGAGCATGGTCAACCGGCACGGGCTGGTCGCGGGCGCCACCGGATCGGGGAAGACGAAGACCCTGCAGGTACTCGCCGAGCAGCTGTCGGCCGCCGGGGTGCCGGTCTTCCTGGCGGACGTCAAGGGCGACCTGTCCGGGGTCGCCGAGCCCGGCGCCGACAACCCGAAGATCGCGGCGCGGGCCCGGTCGATCGGCCAGGACTGGGCGCCGGCCGGCGCGCCCACCGAGTACTACAGCCTCGGCGGGCGCGGCACGGGGATCCCGATCCGGGTGACGATCTCGGCGTTCGGGCCGCTGCTGCTGTCCCGGGTGCTGGAGCTCAACGAGGTCCAGGAGTCCTCGCTGATCATGGTCTTCCACTTCGCCGACGAGCACGGCCTGCCGCTCCTGGACCTCAAGGATTTGCGCAGCGTGGTGACGTACCTGACCGGCGAGCAGGGGGCGGCCGAACTCGCCGCGCTCGGTGGACTGTCGAAGCAGACCGCGGGGGTCCTGCTGCGCAAGCTGATCACGTTCGCGGACGAGGGCGCGGAGGACTTCTTCGGCGAGCCGGAGCTCGACACCCGCGAGCTGCTGCGCACCGCCGAGGGCGGGCGCGGTGTGGTCAGCGTGCTGGAGCTGTCGGAGCTGCAGGCGAAACCGACCCTGTTCGCGACGTTCCTGATGTGGCTGCTGGCGGACCTCTACCACGATCTACCCGAGGTCGGGGACGTGGACAAGCCGAAGCTGGTGTTCTTCTTCGACGAGGCGCACCTGCTGTTCGACGGGGCCAGCACAGCGTTCGTCGACGCGGTGACCCAGACCGTACGGCTGATCCGGTCCAAGGGTGTCGGGGTGTTCTTCGTGACCCAGACCCCGAGGGACGTGGCGCCGGACGTCCTCGGCCAGCTGGGCAACCGCGTGCAGCACGCGCTCCGGGCGTACACGCCGGACGACGCGAAGGCGTTGCGCGCCACGGTCTCCACGTTCCCGAAGTCCGGGTACGACCTGGCGGAGCTGCTGACGTCGCTGGGCATCGGCGAGGCCGTCGTGACCGTACTGTCGGAGACCGGTGCGCCGACGCCCGTCGCCTGGACCAGGCTGCCCGCGCCGACCTCGATGATGGGGCCGCTGGACCCGGCCGAGCTCGATCGCCGGGTACAGGGGTCGCCGCTCTACGCCCGGTACGCCGAGCCGGTCGACCGCGAGTCGGCGTACGAGATGCTGGCCGCGAAGCTCGCGCCGGCCGACGACACCGCGCCGGAGAAGCGGTCCGCGCCGGAGAAGCGGTCCGCGCCGGAGGAGCGCCGGAGCGAGCGCGACGACTCCGGCATGGTGCAGAAGGTGCTGGGCAGTACGGAGGTGCGCGGGTTCCTGCGCTCGGCCGCCTCGACGGCCGGCCGGGAGGTGTTCCGCAGCCTGTTCGGTACGGCGCGGCGCCGTCGCTGA
- a CDS encoding protein kinase family protein, whose product MTQVGAPAVGEVLADRYRLEEHIHDDSTGRQVWRGVDVILRRPVTIVLKYPGGDSANDMLQAAVAASRVVHPHTVGVYDAVDEGERAYVVREYVDGHPLREIVATDGPLDPVRATAVAYAIADALAAIHETGVAHGNVHPNTVLLGAERIVLADARASADASQEGDIRGLGGVLYCALTGTWPAELPGDFGLPPAPTVDGKLAAPRQVRPDVPNYIDALTMDLLDDQLAAPTAAELSGELARLNIANEVSGPLDLVAVETPDPPERRPRWKKLTVGIAGLAVISLLGLLIGTKWLNSNTSEGGGPNGTSTSQSSPGGNSAPTAIKPANVRIVDPDQGDRTELNDAKNAIDDSATTQWETQDYKQANFGSFKRGMGILLDLGKVRDISTVSVVLSDGGATVGLRMGESDPADGGMSTTAKDNSVVSSYKQVPGAEQQVVQVTKSWTLSGVKTRYLMVWITKLPQAQDGGYQLGVKDIKVRGQ is encoded by the coding sequence TTGACCCAGGTCGGAGCACCCGCGGTTGGCGAGGTGCTCGCCGACCGGTACCGCCTCGAGGAGCACATCCACGACGACTCCACGGGGCGGCAGGTGTGGCGCGGAGTGGACGTCATCCTCCGCCGCCCGGTCACCATCGTCCTCAAGTACCCCGGCGGCGACTCCGCCAACGACATGCTGCAGGCCGCCGTCGCCGCCAGCCGGGTGGTCCACCCGCACACGGTCGGGGTGTACGACGCGGTCGACGAAGGCGAGCGCGCCTACGTGGTGCGCGAGTACGTGGACGGTCATCCGCTCCGCGAGATCGTCGCCACCGACGGCCCGCTCGACCCGGTCCGCGCCACCGCCGTCGCGTACGCGATCGCCGACGCGCTGGCCGCCATCCACGAAACCGGCGTCGCGCACGGCAACGTGCACCCGAACACGGTGCTGCTCGGCGCCGAGCGGATCGTGCTGGCCGACGCGCGCGCGTCCGCCGACGCCAGCCAGGAAGGCGACATCCGCGGTCTCGGCGGAGTCCTCTACTGCGCGCTGACCGGTACCTGGCCGGCCGAGCTGCCCGGTGACTTCGGGCTGCCGCCGGCACCGACCGTGGACGGCAAGCTGGCGGCCCCCCGGCAGGTCCGCCCGGACGTACCCAACTACATCGACGCGCTGACCATGGACCTGCTGGACGACCAGCTGGCGGCGCCGACCGCGGCCGAGCTGTCCGGCGAGCTGGCGCGGCTCAACATCGCCAACGAGGTCAGCGGACCGCTCGACCTGGTCGCGGTGGAGACGCCGGACCCGCCGGAGCGGCGGCCGCGGTGGAAGAAGCTGACCGTCGGCATCGCCGGCCTCGCGGTGATCTCGCTGCTCGGGCTGCTGATCGGTACCAAGTGGCTGAACAGCAACACGTCCGAGGGCGGCGGGCCGAACGGCACCTCGACCAGCCAGTCCAGTCCGGGCGGCAACAGCGCACCGACCGCGATCAAGCCGGCCAACGTCCGCATCGTCGACCCCGACCAGGGCGACCGCACCGAGCTGAACGACGCGAAGAACGCGATCGACGACAGCGCGACGACGCAGTGGGAGACGCAGGACTACAAGCAGGCGAACTTCGGCAGCTTCAAGCGCGGCATGGGCATCCTGCTCGATCTCGGCAAGGTGCGCGACATCTCCACGGTGTCGGTGGTGCTCAGCGACGGCGGCGCGACGGTCGGACTGCGGATGGGCGAGTCCGACCCGGCGGACGGGGGCATGAGCACCACGGCCAAGGACAACTCGGTGGTGTCGAGCTACAAGCAGGTACCGGGGGCCGAACAGCAGGTGGTTCAGGTGACGAAGTCGTGGACGCTCAGCGGCGTCAAGACGCGCTACCTGATGGTGTGGATCACGAAGCTGCCCCAGGCGCAGGACGGCGGATACCAGCTCGGTGTCAAGGACATCAAGGTCCGCGGGCAGTGA
- the sigM gene encoding RNA polymerase sigma factor SigM → MDPRGDTELLRAHVAGDPAAFETLVRRHADRLWAVALRTLGDREEAADAVQDALISAYRKADRFRGDSAVTTWLHRIVVNACLDRARRRQARPTVPLPESGAAEPVATGPQVADRDTALTVQAALAELPPDQRAALVLVDVYGYPVAEAAQILGVAPGTIKSRCARGRARLAGPLGHLRNQTAPADVRSETAGTEDGGTRRGRGAT, encoded by the coding sequence ATGGACCCGCGTGGCGACACCGAGCTGCTCCGGGCGCACGTCGCCGGCGATCCGGCCGCGTTCGAGACGCTGGTACGCCGGCATGCCGACCGGCTGTGGGCGGTGGCGCTGCGCACCCTCGGCGACCGCGAGGAGGCTGCCGACGCGGTCCAGGACGCGCTGATCTCCGCGTACCGGAAGGCCGACCGGTTCCGCGGCGACTCGGCGGTGACCACCTGGCTGCACCGCATCGTGGTCAACGCCTGCCTGGACCGGGCCCGGCGCCGCCAGGCCCGTCCCACCGTGCCGCTGCCCGAGTCGGGTGCCGCCGAGCCGGTCGCCACCGGCCCGCAGGTCGCGGACCGGGACACCGCACTGACCGTGCAGGCCGCGCTGGCCGAGCTGCCGCCGGACCAGCGGGCCGCGCTCGTCCTGGTCGACGTGTACGGCTACCCGGTGGCCGAGGCGGCCCAGATTCTCGGCGTGGCACCGGGCACGATCAAGAGCCGGTGCGCCCGGGGCCGGGCCCGGCTGGCGGGTCCGCTGGGCCACCTGCGGAACCAGACGGCGCCGGCGGACGTCAGATCGGAGACGGCCGGCACCGAAGACGGCGGTACGCGACGGGGGAGGGGGGCGACGTGA